From the genome of Bos indicus x Bos taurus breed Angus x Brahman F1 hybrid chromosome 19, Bos_hybrid_MaternalHap_v2.0, whole genome shotgun sequence:
AGGTGGGGCTAGGCATTCGAAGGCGATAGCGCGCTCTAGTGGATGAGAAGTAGGGGTGGAAACCCAGGCTTGGAGGCGGGGCTTGGTGATCGGGCGGAGCGTAATTCCCCTGCCAGAACCCGGCTTCCAGGGCGGGGCCTGAGGCCCGGGTCCCAGCCTCTGGGGTCGGGGTTGGGATCCTGGCTCCGCAGCTCCCAGACGTACAATGCCGAAGAGGTGGAGTTTGTCTTTGCGGTGGACGACGAGGGCAAGACCATCAGCAAGATCGATATCGATACTGAGGCCTATACTGGTTAGGCCCCCCTCCTGCTCCGAAAAACCCGCTTCTAGACAGATCCCGAGAGGGGACTTGCACAGTGGGGTTGCCCTGGGCCCTCGATGCTGGGACTGACTGACAACCGTGCTTTAACTTGAACCTTCCCTGAAATCATTCTTGATTGTCGGCCTAGTACTCCTTCCTCCCTTGTGGTGGTTCCGTAAGCTCCCTGGGAACGCCCCTTTCTGACCCAATTACCAGCCCACCTGCCCTGGCCCAGATGGCTTTCATCCTCTCCTCGCCTGGAATTGCAGGcccccacacccccccacacactgTCAGATGTGGGGACGGAGAGCAGAGCAGGGCGCCACATTCCCTGAGAGCTGGCTGACCGCGCCTCCCGTCCTGCAGAGAACGGCGAGTGGGCCATCGACTTCTGTCCCGGGGTGATCCGCCGCCACGACGGTGACTCTGCGGGTGGCCCAGGGGAAACTGACGTCATCTACTCGCTCATTATTCGCCGGAAGCCACTCTTCTACGTTATTAACATCATCGTGCCCTGCGTGCTCATCTCGGGCCTGGTGCTGCTCGCCTACTTCCTGCCCGCGCAGGGTATGGAGTCGCCCAGACCCCAAACCCGGGGCCCCTCCTGGGGGGCGGGGCCTGTCCTCACCAGGCACTCCCTCCAGCCGGCGGCCAGAAATGCACCGTTTCCATCAACGTCCTGCTCGCCCAGACCGTCTTCTTGTTCCTGATTGCCCAGAAAACCCCAGAGACATCTCTGAGCGTGCCGCTGTTGGGCAGGTGAGGGACGGAGAGGATCCCGGCGGTGACTGCGCGGGGCATGGCTAGCGTGAAGGGCGGGGCCAGACGAGCACGGGGCGGGGCCAGACGAGCACGGGGCGGGGCCAGGGGGTCTCAGTTGAGAGGGCAGGGCCAATACTTAAGGACTCCCGAGTAGCCTTAACTGTACGGTCCCCACCTGGGCTTTATTTGGACGTGGGGCGGGGCTGGGATCGTGGTGGGTTCTTCGGTCCTCCGTCCTCTGCAGTGCTGCTGGACGCCAACTTGAGGCCTCCGGAGTATCTCTGCTGGGAGTGGGCCGGCTCAGTGCCACCCAGCCGGGACGCCTCTAGCCCCCAACTCTCCCCTCATCTTGAACTCACCGGTTCCCCAGGGGTTCCGAGGTCCAGATGGCGTTGCCACTGTTGCAGGAATGAGGCTGACCCCTGCAGACCTCGTCCACACAGGCATAGCCAGGCCCCCTGGAGCAGGAGCCGGGCGCTCGCGCCTGCTGCAGCCCCCACTTGCAGAGCCCCCTGCCCCGCGGCCTGGGCTACCCGGGCCAGGGCTCCACCCGGATCCCCAGCGTCTGGGCCCGGACCCGGGCCGCCGTCTAGTCGCCGTAGCTCCTGCTGCACCCACAGGGCTGAGATCTGTCGTGGGGATACAGAAGTTGGTGGGGATGCAGAGGTCTCTGCTCCTCGATCCCCTTTCCCGACTCCCTCTTCTGCGCCCCGCTCCCCGGCGCCCCACCTCTAACAAGGTGGCCCCGAAGTTCACTACGCTGGCCGCGGCTTCTCTTAGCACTAGCCCCAGGGTGGGCTTCCCGGCAGGCGGGTTCTCCGGCTCTCGAGGCTCCAGGGACTTCAGTTCTCTGAACCTCTGCTCCAGATATTCATGGGCTGCGGCCGCAACGAGCTCCAGGGAAGACAGAAGCGGGGGCTGGAGGGCCACCTGGAAAGGCACAGGGGCAGCGGGGTCATCGGGACATAGGGCAGAGGTCaccgggcggggggcggggggcgctggAAACCTTCCCAGAGCGTCTCGAGGGTGTAGGCGCACCTCCGTGGAGCTGTGGAAGTGGTAGACCCACAGCAGGGTTTCCAGGGAACTGGGGGTCCCCTTCATGGTTGCCACTGGCCGTGCGAGGGCGGGGAGAAAGACCGGGCCGGGGGGCGGACCGTCTGGCCCTGCCAGGAGCAGCTCCACGCCTGCGGAGAGGTGCGTTTGTGAGGTCAGAGGACCTGTGGCCGCTCTGTGGCTCATGGGCAGCAGGGAGGCTGTGACATCACGAACTCTGGGCTCCTCAGGTACCTCATTTTCGTCATGGTGGTCGCCACACTCATTGTCATGAATTGCGTCATCGTGCTCAACGTGTCATTGCGGACGCCCACCACTCACGCCATGTCCCCGCGACTGCGCTACGTAAGCATCGGGTGGGTGGGCTTCGGGAAGGAGGTGGGGCTTCAAGCTAACCtcgccccgcccccccgcccccccccccccccaggtgTTGCTGGAGCTGCTACCCCAGCTCCTGGGCTCCGGCGCGCCCCCCGAGATCCCCCGAGCTGCCTCGCCCCCAAGGAGGGCGTCGTCCCTGGGCCTCCTGCTCCGCGCGGAGGAGCTGATACTGAAAAAGCCGCGGAGCGAACTGGTATTTGAGCAGCAGAGGCACCGGCACGGAACCTGGACGGGTGAGCGGACTGGCCCGAGTGGGCCAAGGGGGGCGCCTTCAAGGGCTAGGTTCTTGATCACCCACCCCGGGTCGCCCCCACCAGCTACCCTCTGCCAGAACCTGGGCGCTGCCGCCCCCGAGATCCGCTGCTGTGTGGATGCCGTGAACTTCGTGGCTTCAAGCACTCGGGACCAGGAGGCCACTGGCGAGGTGGGACGGGAGCACCAAGGTGGGGTGAGGCGCTGGGGGCCCTCCGCCATCCCTGACTCTTGCGCATCTGGCTCCTACAGCTTTTAGGGACTCAATTTGTGCCCACCCCTTCCCCAGGAGGTGTCCGACTGGGTGCGCATGGGGAAGGCCCTTGACAGCATCTGCTTCTGGGCTGCTCTGGTGCTCTTCCTCGTGGGCTCCAGCCTCATCTTCCTCGGGGCCTACTTCAACCGAGTGCCTCAGCTGCCCTACCCGCCATGTATGTAGACCTGAGGCCACAGCCACACCGACAAGAATTCCCACCCGTCTCCAGGAGGATATTTGAAAAACACCTTGCTACCACTGCTTTATTACTATCCTTTCCCACTGCCAATGATAAATCTGTATTCAACTTCACAAGGAGTcacgtgtgcacacatgtgtgggTCCGGCCACCTGGCTGGCATCAGAAAGAGCTGCAGATGGTGCAGGCAGCCTCCCACATGtcaaccctccagaaagcaagaaacaCTCTCACTTCAGTCTTCCTGACCTCCCAGTATTTCTTGGGCCCCAGTCCCATGTGATCCTCTCAAAAGCCAAACAGGAGAGACCCATTTCCAACACTTGCACATTGAGAGGCTGAAGCCAGGCACCTCTGTGGCCTGGCCAGGCTGGAGTAGGTAGGAACCAAATGGTCTCAGCTCAAGGTCCACAGGTTTAAGGCTGAGGAGGCCTGGGCCTTCCCTTAGTTGTTTCTTGTAGGTTCTCTTAGCCCAGCACTGCCCATCCACCCCCTCTCCACTAAGATTCAGGGATTGCAGATTCCCACCCCCTTCATCCCAGCCATGCTGGTGGGCCCTGGCTAGAACCCGGGGTGATGAGAGAAAACAGAGTAACCTAGGGCCTGAAGTGGTGGGAGCTGGTTGAATTGTCTTTATTAACAAACGAGATCTCCAAGGCCACTACAttgaggaggggtgggggcagggagggggcgggcTACTTGCTGCTCACACTATATACAGATGCAAGCAAGGGGGGGAGAGGGTGAGAGCTCCCTGCTCCCCCCTCCACCGGGGAAGGGCAGAGGCTAGAAGAGATGGGGGTTGGAAAGGGGTAAATGTTTTGGCTGGCGGGGTCCCCCCTCCATTCCCTGGGGTTTGGGGGGAGGGTAATCATTAAAGTGCTTTCAGAAAATGAGGAAATGGTCCCTGCCCCTGGAGTGGCTGGTGACCCCCCTAAAACCTAGGGCCCAGTGACCCCCCCCAGGGTCTGGTACATTCAAGGGGGGAGCCGGCTCCCCTGACGTGCAAATGATGGGGCCCAGGGCCCTGCCAAGTCAGCAGCAGTGGGGTATGGGGTCCAAGCCCCAAGCACTCTCCTTGTAAGTGGAGAAAGGGGGGTGGGGCTAGGCCCACTCAGTTCCTGGTAAGGGGAAGCTGTGCCTCTCCCTGGAAGTTGGGACAAGCACAGTTCTGGGGAGAGAACATGTTGGGGAAAAGGATGGTCACGTGATCACAAAAGCATCAGGGGTCAGAGGTCACGTTCCCAGCAGGCTCCAGTGAATCAAACCAGTAAAAGCAAAAGcccagggagggaagagaagggcgGCCGGGGAGTCTGGCTGTGGGGGGTGAGCTGGTCCACAGaggccagcccagcccagggccccgTCACCAGTTCATGATGCAGTTACGGTTCAAGGTCATGAAGTAAACTTGGCTGCTGCCCCCGGAGCGGACCGAGGCGAAAAATACCTGGATAGGGAGGAGAAGAAGTCACCAGGGTGTGTGGGGCAGCCAAGGTGGAGGTGCCTCAGTCAACtgggaggaaggagaaactgcAGGATTTAGTCCCGCAGAGTGCCCCCATTCCCCTCCAAAAGGCAGGAACATGCAGCATGAAGGAGCCCAGACTTCTTAGACACTGAAGGTGGGGGAAAGGCAGGCTGCCTCTCAGAAAGACCTAtcaccaccccgcccccagctctgcccaggggcccaggaaggggtgggagtaggggtggggatggggcccaCGCTGTGCAGGAGCCTGGGCGGCTTATTACTCCCACCTTGTCGTTCCGCTCACACAGGAACTTGAGCCTCTGGGCTCGTTTGTGCATGAAGACCCCATCCAGGTGGCCCGTCTCCACGGAGCGGATCTCAATGGCTTTCTCTCCCCAGCCCATGATCTGGTTGGAGCAGATGTAGGCTTGGGGGGAAGCGGAGAGGGGTGGTAAGTGGGCTACAGCCCGGCTGGCTCGGGGACACAGGCCAGGGGGCGGGCCCCTCACTCACCCACAGAGGTGGGCATCTCTCCCCACTGCAGCACCACGTCCTTGATGATCCGGCCGTACGTGTTGACGTAGACACCCTCATCCTCATAGCACAGCAGCATCTCCATGCCGTCCGTGTTGGGGAGGAAGATGATGGCGTGGGGTGTGATCTGGCTCTGGATCTGGGGAGGAGAAAGTGGGTGGGAGGCCCCAAGGCTGGGCCCAGGCCGGGGACCCCACTCCGCCCGCAGCCCTGCCAAGCTTACATGTACAGGGATGTAGATGTCGTAGCTGTTCCCCGAGTCCACATCCACAGCGTGGAAGCCGGCGCTGGAGCCATAGATGACCTTGAGCCGCTGGCCCTCCTCTACGGTCAGGTCCACCAGCAGAGGGCGGTGCGGGAGGTCAGCAAAGGACTGTGGGGGGAGAAAGGGCTCAGggggtgtgggcagaggagccagaccTTGGACCAGTGATGGAGGTTGAGGCTTGGGTTACCTTGAAAGCCATGAATTTGTGGTAAGGTTTGGGGGCCCAGGCATACACCTCCACAGAGTTCTTCAGGGCGATGACTAGGAACTTGATGCGTTCGTATTTCACTAGGGACAGGAAAAGGGGGGATGCAGGCTCTTCCCTGCTTGGGCTGCAGCCCCTCTCCTGGGTCTGTCTACATCCCCAGCTGCAGGCCCCCCCACCATCTCTGGCCTTCAAGGCTTTCTCAGCCCAGGACCCCGTCTCTTTATCTCTTCTCATAAACAAATGTGCCCGGGCCGCTGTGTTGTGACCTCCTCACCCACGCGGTAGTGCCCGCAGCCCTCCATGTCCCCCACAGTGGTCCAGCCTTGCTTCTTCTCCACTTCCGGGTCATTGTGCAGAATCTTGTTCCGGAGCCAGGACAGGTAATACACCCGCAGTTTGTTCCTTTTCCCTGAGGAACAGAGAACCCTCGCTGAAGGCCCAGCTTCCACCTCCCCACCATCCTGCGTGGACCTCGAGGGGTGAGAAAGTGGGGCCCCCATCTTCCAGTTCTGTCCTGGGGAACAGGACTGAGCCCTCCCCCCAGGCACTGAgccctcctcctggccaccgcctcCCCCCAACCTGAGATGGTGATGAGCAAGTTGAGTCCCTCCAGCACGTCCATTTGCTGGAAGCGCCGCCGGCCGATGAGTCCATACACCTTGCCCTGCCCGCTGCGGTCCAGCAACATCAGCCCATTCTCCGTGCCCACCAGCAGGTTGACCCCTGCAAGAGGAGCCCTTGGGCAGATGAGAGGCAGAGCCAGGCCCTCGCCTGACCGGGAGCACGGGggcacaccaggcccctcttttccttccccacCCTGGCTTACCCCAAAGGGCCGCACAGAGGATCTCAGAATTGAACCGCTTCTTGTACTTCCGAATCTCGGGGGTTTCGCTGTGGGCCCGGGTGTTGGTGGGGTTCACGTTGACTACAGAGCCTTTCCTCACGTCGTACTGTAGCTGATCGAGCCGGCTGCCCTCTCCACCCACCAGAgctgcaggaggaggagaggagaagggagtgggctGAGTCCTGTCACTCTGTCTCACTATATCCCATACTCCAGGATACTCCGAACCAAAGGGAAAGACTAGGGAATGGACCAGGTGCCTGGAGGAGTCTACACAGGGCCAGAAGGCCTGGCAAAGCCCTCGCTCCCTCATGCAGGTCCCTGGGTCACCTCTGAGCATTCTGCCCCGCCTTGGGTCAAGGCGGCCCCAGAAGCCCTTACTGCCTTCGTGCCAGGGCAGGTGCAGGCCACAGGGGAGGCTGTGACCACTCAGTGAAGCCTGTCATCAGAGGCCACCCgacccctccccaggcctcctgtCTCACCTGTAATGGGAATGGTGTCCCCACTGCCTCCGGGCTGGTAGATCCCCAGGTCCACAAACATCGTGAATGAGCTCTTGCCAGGGGCTTTTACCAG
Proteins encoded in this window:
- the CHRNE gene encoding acetylcholine receptor subunit epsilon isoform X1, whose translation is MDTLLLPNSAGRNCICVTLVGLWVVLSVAGKGCHLHRAADSEDTSAVLKAGPSTPPLPGRGEGKNEELRLYHYLFDTYDPGRRPVQEPEDTVTISLKVTLTNLISLNEKEETLTTSVWIGIDWQDYRLNYSKGDFGGVETLRVPSELVWLPEIVLENNIDGQFGVAYEANVLVSEGGYLSWLPPAIYRSTCAVEVTYFPFDWQNCSLVFRSQTYNAEEVEFVFAVDDEGKTISKIDIDTEAYTENGEWAIDFCPGVIRRHDGDSAGGPGETDVIYSLIIRRKPLFYVINIIVPCVLISGLVLLAYFLPAQAGGQKCTVSINVLLAQTVFLFLIAQKTPETSLSVPLLGRYLIFVMVVATLIVMNCVIVLNVSLRTPTTHAMSPRLRYVLLELLPQLLGSGAPPEIPRAASPPRRASSLGLLLRAEELILKKPRSELVFEQQRHRHGTWTATLCQNLGAAAPEIRCCVDAVNFVASSTRDQEATGEEVSDWVRMGKALDSICFWAALVLFLVGSSLIFLGAYFNRVPQLPYPPCM
- the CHRNE gene encoding acetylcholine receptor subunit epsilon isoform X3, yielding MAGALLCALLLLQLLGRGEGKNEELRLYHYLFDTYDPGRRPVQEPEDTVTISLKVTLTNLISLNEKEETLTTSVWIGIDWQDYRLNYSKGDFGGVETLRVPSELVWLPEIVLENNIDGQFGVAYEANVLVSEGGYLSWLPPAIYRSTCAVEVTYFPFDWQNCSLVFRSQTYNAEEVEFVFAVDDEGKTISKIDIDTEAYTENGEWAIDFCPGVIRRHDGDSAGGPGETDVIYSLIIRRKPLFYVINIIVPCVLISGLVLLAYFLPAQAGGQKCTVSINVLLAQTVFLFLIAQKTPETSLSVPLLGRYLIFVMVVATLIVMNCVIVLNVSLRTPTTHAMSPRLRYVLLELLPQLLGSGAPPEIPRAASPPRRASSLGLLLRAEELILKKPRSELVFEQQRHRHGTWTATLCQNLGAAAPEIRCCVDAVNFVASSTRDQEATGEEVSDWVRMGKALDSICFWAALVLFLVGSSLIFLGAYFNRVPQLPYPPCM
- the CHRNE gene encoding acetylcholine receptor subunit epsilon isoform X4 yields the protein MDTLLLPNSAGRNCICVTLVGLWVVLSVAGKGCHLHRAADSEDTSAVLKAGPSTPPLPGRGEGKNEELRLYHYLFDTYDPGRRPVQEPEDTVTISLKVTLTNLISLNEKEETLTTSVWIGIDWQDYRLNYSKGDFGGVETLRVPSELVWLPEIVLENNIDGQFGVAYEANVLVSEGGYLSWLPPAIYRSTCAVEVTYFPFDWQNCSLVFRSQTYNAEEVEFVFAVDDEGKTISKIDIDTEAYTENGEWAIDFCPGVIRRHDGDSAGGPGETDVIYSLIIRRKPLFYVINIIVPCVLISGLVLLAYFLPAQAGGQKCTVSINVLLAQTVFLFLIAQKTPETSLSVPLLGRYLIFVMVVATLIVMNCVIVLNVSLRTPTTHAMSPRLRYVLLELLPQLLGSGAPPEIPRAASPPRRASSLGLLLRAEELILKKPRSELVFEQQRHRHGTWTGGVRLGAHGEGP
- the CHRNE gene encoding acetylcholine receptor subunit epsilon isoform X2; protein product: MDTLLLPNSAGRNCICVTLVGLWVVLSVAGKGCHLHRAADSEDTSAVLKAGPSTPPLPGRGEGKNEELRLYHYLFDTYDPGRRPVQEPEDTVTISLKVTLTNLISLNEKEETLTTSVWIGIDWQDYRLNYSKGDFGGVETLRVPSELVWLPEIVLENNIDGQFGVAYEANVLVSEGGYLSWLPPAIYRSTCAVEVTYFPFDWQNCSLVFRSQTYNAEEVEFVFAVDDEGKTISKIDIDTEAYTENGEWAIDFCPGVIRRHDGDSAGGPGETDVIYSLIIRRKPLFYVINIIVPCVLISGLVLLAYFLPAQAGGQKCTVSINVLLAQTVFLFLIAQKTPETSLSVPLLGRYLIFVMVVATLIVMNCVIVLNVSLRTPTTHAMSPRLRYVLLELLPQLLGSGAPPEIPRAASPPRRASSLGLLLRAEELILKKPRSELVFEQQRHRHGTWTATLCQNLGAAAPEIRCCVDAVNFVASSTRDQEATGELLGTQFVPTPSPGGVRLGAHGEGP
- the C19H17orf107 gene encoding uncharacterized protein C17orf107 homolog isoform X1, which codes for MSHRAATGPLTSQTHLSAGVELLLAGPDGPPPGPVFLPALARPVATMKGTPSSLETLLWVYHFHSSTEVALQPPLLSSLELVAAAAHEYLEQRFRELKSLEPREPENPPAGKPTLGLVLREAAASVVNFGATLLEISALWVQQELRRLDGGPGPGPDAGDPGGALARVAQAAGQGALQVGAAAGASARLLLQGAWLCLCGRGLQGSASFLQQWQRHLDLGTPGEPRYSGGLKLASSSTAEDGGPKNPPRSQPRPTSK
- the C19H17orf107 gene encoding uncharacterized protein C17orf107 homolog isoform X2, whose amino-acid sequence is MSHRAATGPLTSQTHLSAGVELLLAGPDGPPPGPVFLPALARPVATMKGTPSSLETLLWVYHFHSSTEVALQPPLLSSLELVAAAAHEYLEQRFRELKSLEPREPENPPAGKPTLGLVLREAAASVVNFGATLLEISALWVQQELRRLDGGPGPGPDAGDPGGALARVAQAAGQGALQVGAAAGASARLLLQGAWLCLCGRGLQGSASFLQQWQRHLDLGTPGEPVSSR